Proteins from one Phalacrocorax carbo chromosome 19, bPhaCar2.1, whole genome shotgun sequence genomic window:
- the EPS15L1 gene encoding epidermal growth factor receptor substrate 15-like 1 isoform X7: MAALIPLSQQFSTGNPLYETYYKQVDPTYTGRVGASEAALFLKKSGLSDIILGKIWDLADPEGKGYLDKQGFYVALRLVACAQNGHDVNLSSLNLTVPPPKFHDTSSPLLITPPSTDTHWAVRVEEKAKFDGIFESLLPVNGLLSGDKVKPVLMNSKLPLDILGRVWDLSDIDKDGHLDKDEFAVAMHLVYRALEKEPVPSLLPPSLIPPSKRKKTPVFPGAVPVLPASPPPKDSLRSTPSHGSVNSLNSTGSLSPKHSIKQAQPSVNWVVPTSEKVRYDEIFLKTDTDMDGFVSGQEVKDIFMHSGLSQNLLAHIWALADTRQMGKLSKDQFALAMYLIQQKVSKGIDPPQVLSPDMIPPTERNTPIQTLSGYLTSVGTEISALTEMRRDSSSSVGSGEFTGVKELDDISQEIAQLQREKYSLEQDIREKEESIRQKTNEVQELQNDLDRETSNLQELEAQKQDAQDRLDEMDQQKAKLKDMLNDVRQKCQEETQVISSLKMQIQSQESDLKLQEDDLNRAKAELNRLQQEETQLEQSIQAGKVQLETIIKSLKSTQEEINQARSKLSQLQESHQEVNKSIEEYNEALNGVHGGSLTNLADISEGLGQTERSNYGAMDDPFKNKALMFTNNTQELHTDPFQSEDPFKSDPFKGADPFKGSDPFQHDPFAEQPPAPADPFGGDPFKESDPFRSSAPEDFFKKQVKSDPFTSDPFTKPPTLPSKPDPFESSDPFTSSSVSSKGPDPFGTLDPFGSGAFSSGEGFADFSQMSKSVASDPFASSFGGMGFSDDPFKSKSDTPALPPKKNVPPRPKPPSVWK; this comes from the exons ttttctacaGGGAATCCATTATACGAAACTTATTACAAACAG gtagATCCAACGTATACGGGGAGAGTTGGGGCAAGTGAAGCTGCACTGTTTCTTAAAAAGTCTGGTCTCTCTGATATTATCCTTGGAAAA ATATGGGATTTGGCTGACCCGGAGGGTAAAGGATACCTGGATAAACAG GGTTTCTACGTCGCGTTGCGCCTTGTAGCATGTGCACAGAATGGCCATGATGTTAACCTGAGCAGTCTGAACTTGACTGTGCCACCTCCTAAATTT CATGACACTAGCAGTCCTTTGCTGATCACACCGCCTTCAACAGACACTCACTGGGCTGTTAGG gtggaagaaaaagcaaagtttgaTGGTATTTTTGAAAGCCTTTTGCCAGTAAATGGTTTACTTTCAGGAGACAAAGTAAAACCAGTACTGATGAATTCAAAGCTACCTCTTGATATCCTAGGAAGG GTCTGGGATCTCAGTGATATTGATAAAGATGGTCACCTGGACAAGGATGAATTTGCTGTG gcGATGCATTTGGTTTATAGAGCTCTTGAGAAAGAGCCAGTTCCTTCACTATTACCCCCTTCTCTCATACCACCTTCTAAAAGAAAGAAGACGCCTGTCTTTCCTGGTGCAGTTCCTGTTCTCCCTGCAAGTCCTCCACCAAAAGATAGCCTCCGTTCTACCCCATCTCATGGTAGTGTCAACAGTCTGAACAGCACAGGGAGTTTGTCTCCCAAGCACAGCATCAAACAAGCACAG CCATCTGTGAACTGGGTAGTACCAACGTCTGAAAAAGTGCGATACGAtgaaattttcttaaaaacagacaCTGACATGGATGGTTTTGTAAGTGGCCAAGAAGTAAAGGATATTTTTATGCATTCAGGTCTGTCTCAGAATCTCCTAGCACATATATG GGCTTTGGCAGACACAAGACAGATGGGAAAGCTAAGCAAAGATCAGTTTGCACTAGCAATGTATCTCATTCAACAGAAGGTCAGTAAAGGGATTGATCCTCCACAAGTGTTGTCCCCAGACATGATCCCTCCCACAGAGAGGAACACGCCCATACAG ACTCTGTCAGGTTACTTGACCTCTGTAGGAACTGAGATCTCAGCACTAACAGAAATGCGTCGT GATAGTTCAAGTTCTGTTGGATCAGGAGAATTTACAGGGGTGAAGGAACTGGATGATATTAGTCAAGAAATTGCACAGCTGCAGAG agaaaaatattcactAGAGCAGGACAttagggaaaaggaagaatcaATCAGGCAGAAAACCAATGAAGTTCAG GAACTGCAAAACGATTTAGACAGGGAGACAAGTAACTTGCAAGAGCTAGAGGCTCAGAAACAGGATGCCCAAGACCGCCTGGATGAAATGGACCAGCAGAAAGCCAAGCTGAAAGATATGCTGAATGACGTAAGGCAGAAATGTCAGGAAGAAACACAGGTG ATTTCGTCACTAAAAATGCAGATTCAATCTCAGGAATCAGATTTAAAATTACAGGAAGATGACCTTAATagagcaaaagcagagctgaatcGCCTCCAGCAAGAAGAGACTCAGCTAGAGCAGAGTATCCAGGCTGGAAAAGTGCAGCTTGAAACGATAATCAAATCTTTAAAATCaacacaggaagaaataaaCCAG GCAAGAAGTAAACTTTCTCAGCTTCAAGAGAGTCATCAAGAAGTCAATAAGAGTATAGAAGAATATAACGAAGCTCTCAACGGGGTTCACGGTGGTAGTCTGACGAATTTAGCAGACATAAGCGAAGGCCTTGGACAGACGGAAAGAAGCAATTATGGAgctatg GATGATCCATTTAAGAATAAAGCCTTGATGTTTACCAATAATACACAAGAATTGCATACAGACCCATTCCAGTCAGAAGATCCTTTCAAATCTGATCCATTTAAGGGAGCAGACCCTTTCAAAGGCA GTGACCCATTCCAGCATGATCCTTTTGCAGAACAaccacctgctccagcag ATCCATTTGGAGGTGATCCTTTTAAGGAAAGTGACCCATTTCGTAGTTCTGCCCCTGAGGATTTCTTCAAGAAACAGGTGAAGAGTGACCCATTTACCTCAGATCCATTCACAAAGCCCCCTACTTTACCCTCAAAG CCTGACCCTTTTGAAAGCAGTGACCCTTTTACGTCTTCCAGTGTCTCTTCAAAAGGTCCAG ATCCATTTGGAACACTGGATCCATTTGGAAGTGGTGCTTTCAGTAGTGGTGAGGGATTTGCAGACTTCAGTCAGATGTCAAAG TCAGTAGCTTCAGACCCCTTTGCCTCCTCTTTTGGAGGGATGGGATTCTCAGATGACCCTTTCAAAAGCAAATCAGACACACCAGCATTACCACCGAAGAAAAATGTCCCTCCACGACCCAAGCCACCCAGTG